The proteins below come from a single Zea mays cultivar B73 chromosome 8, Zm-B73-REFERENCE-NAM-5.0, whole genome shotgun sequence genomic window:
- the LOC100285698 gene encoding 50S ribosomal protein L10, chloroplastic-like, giving the protein MTSVRSCAASLTPSIRGMSGLVRQEALRRELDGCQLLAGIWCHGFTVAQLRSIRASLPDAARLVVAKNSDMAAAVAGTRWEALRPCARGMNAWLFVRSDEIPPALKPYRDFQKEWKLQLNDFTGAVYEGRLYGPDDFAQLENMPTRAQSYQYLLGCLQMPAVNVLAVLRARQEALSAEADKPPAEGEGEAAAPAEK; this is encoded by the coding sequence ATGACGTCCGTGCGCAGCTGTGCCGCGTCGTTAACCCCGTCGATCCGCGGGATGTCGGGGCTGGTCCGGCAGGAGGCACTGCGGCGCGAGCTGGACGGGTGCCAGCTGCTGGCGGGCATCTGGTGCCACGGGTTCACGGTGGCGCAGCTGCGGAGCATCCGCGCGTCGCTGCCCGACGCGGCGCGGCTGGTGGTGGCGAAGAACTCGGAcatggcggcggcggtggcgggcaCCCGGTGGGAGGCGCTGAGGCCGTGCGCGCGGGGCATGAACGCGTGGCTGTTCGTGCGCTCCGACGAGATCCCGCCGGCGCTCAAGCCCTACCGCGACTTCCAGAAGGAGTGGAAGCTGCAGCTCAACGACTTCACCGGCGCCGTCTACGAGGGACGGCTCTACGGGCCCGACGACTTCGCGCAGCTCGAGAACATGCCCACCAGGGCGCAGTCCTACCAGTACCTCCTCGGATGCCTGCAGATGCCCGCCGTCAACGTCCTCGCCGTCCTACGGGCGCGTCAGGAGGCACTGTCCGCGGAGGCCGACAAGCCGCCCgccgagggggagggggaggcggCCGCGCCGGCTGAGAAGTGA
- the LOC103637302 gene encoding signal peptidase complex catalytic subunit SEC11C-like, with the protein MNQQNTKIVKPFFVATLWKVALRSHFCTFLSILKFRRRRQQPALQGRDIPIVHRVIKVHERHDTVDSDILTKGDNNPGDDRVLYAHGQLWLQRQHIIGRAVGYLPYAGWLTIVMTEKPVLKV; encoded by the exons ATGAATCAGCAAAACACAAAGATTGTGAAGCCTTTTTTTGTGGCAACCT TGTGGAAAGTAGCGCTCAGAAGTCACTTCTGCACCTTTCTGAGCATCTTGAAGTTTCGTCGCCGGCGGCAACAACCTGCCT TGCAGGGCCGTGATATTCCAATTGTCCATCGTGTGATCAAG GTTCATGAGCGCCATGATACGGTGGACTCTGACATTCTCACGAAAG GTGACAATAATCCCGGGGATGACCGAGTCCTGTACGCACATGGGCAGCTTTGGCTGCAGCGACAGCACATCATTGGACGGGCTGTTGG CTATCTGCCTTATGCTGGGTGGCTTACAATCGTCATGACGGAGAAACCAGTCCTCAAGGTATGA